The DNA sequence GTTTGCTTTAAGATGCTAAAAAGACAGGACTGGCATATTTTGATCATCATCCAGTCCTGATTAAGTCTAGAGctggtgtatgaatgtgtgaagAATCCTTCACATCAATATCTGCAGGCAGTTAGCCGGCAACACACCAGTCTGTTTAGCATGCTGCCACTAGCACCCAGTGGACCCTTTCCACCCTTTGGCAGCTCAGGCAGCACTCCACTCCTCTCCGTCCTCCCTCCCCAGTGGTGGAGTGACCTTCCAGCTCCAGGCAGAGCAGCAGTGTCTCTTTCTGCTCCTTTGTAGCTAAATATGAATCTTTAAGGAGGACCTTAAGTCACCTTCTCCCTGCTGAATCAAGTTCTTCTCTGTGAGTCATTCTAATTGGGTTCAACAATTATTTGTCtccttatttttttacttttcatttcataGCACGTTTGATATGCCTACAGACAAATCCTAACACCTTTCTTGTTGTTAATTAGTTGATCTGGGAATGTAAGCTATTTTTATTGTTTGCATTTATTGCACATCACTTGCGTCAAGAGTCTCAGCTGAACCTATAAAATGTGAAGTATACAAGCCCAGCAATAGCGCAGAGATTGTCTACAAGTTCTTGCATTCTGTTTGAGTATTTTAAAACAAGCCCCCTGCATGTGAACACTCTTCTAATGAAGTATCAGTAGTTAATAAGTGACACTGATGGGTTACCAGCAGGTTGAGATGTTGCTGAATCAGCAGCTGCCTTAGCAGTTTACTAGAGCAGAATAATGAGGGCAGAGCTTCTTCAGAGCAAAGTCCAACTTTGTATTGTTATGTAGCGGTCTGAAATATTGTGAGAGCACGGAACTGCTAATAAATTCTGTGGCTTTTGTTATATTTTGCACAAAACTAACAAtagtaaataaaacaaaataatttacGAAATACCAAACAAATGGCAACATTCTCACTTAtgcatttaaaataattgtCTTGTTTACTTTTCCTTGTTTGTTCAGGGTTAGTGTTCTGTGTCCCGACAAAAATCACCTGGATATCACCTGCTCTGTGAAGAAAATAGTGAAGTTAGTTTGTTCTGATAAGCTCTCGTTAGATTCCCCGACTCTAATCCTTGTTTCTTGGCCTGCTCAGCTTATTTTCAGCAGCTGATTCAATAGAGATGCTACTCCCTGTGCTGTCCTTTTTCAAATGTGTGGTGGTGACTCTGAATTTAATGAGCTGCTTTCAAGCGTTGTGGGCCTCTGGGCGATTTTtgatgtaaaatgtttttttcttatcaAAAAGTCTTTCTTCAATGATTTAGTCAATTTAGATTATTTTGCTTGTCAAGCAGTTTCCTCTCCCGACAGCATCAGTTGTTGCTCCTAACCAACTCATGACAGGCTCATTTATTGCACAGCCTTTTAGTAAAAAGTCTCTGTTGTGTTATGCAGTGATCCTGGCCAAGTATGGAATGGATGGCAAAAGAGACACTCGATCACTGGAGAGCAACTCCCTGAAGGACCACGACACCAAAGAGGGAGACATATTTGATGATCCCAGGCTGGACAAACTGTGGAacaaggtgtgtatgtgtgcagagTAAGGAGAAGTATTGAAATATGTTTTGGAAATGATGCCTTGATTTTATGCCCTCTTTCTTTGTAGTGTCATTGTGGAACCttttgctctctgttgctgctggtgATTAAAAAATCCACGTGGCTCTTAGATTCTTGATCTCAAATCAGTTCTAAATAATTGTTGCATTAAAAGATCAGGTGCACCAAATTTTTTACAATGTTCTCACCCAGCAGCACCAGAAGTGTTTTTAATGTAGCTTTTACATTTGCATGGTaactgcaaaaaataaaaatataattttcaaAAGCCTGTACTCTGACAACTTTTGTTTCAGGAAGTATGTAGCTACAGTATTTAAGGAAAGAAAATAGAGACGCGTTCTCTATCAGAATTTCCCAAATTACACATTTGAAGTCTGAAGTTGCTTTAGGACCAGAGTAGTAAAGTTCTGTTATGACATATAGATACCAATTGTCAGAGCCAGCCCAGCCACTAAGCAACCTTTGCAATTGCAAAGGGCCCCGTGGCCAGCAGAGGGCCCCCAtaggtgaccagacgtcccggtttgaccaGGACAGCCCCGATTTGACCGGGACAGCCCCGATTTGACCGGGACAGCCCCGATTTGACCGGGACAGCCCCGATTTTTAATTGCTTGTCCcgcctgtcgggacgctaaaatgtcccggtttacaccagggGCGGCGTGAGCCGATTTTGCCGCGTCTTCAGCCctgaatgttttgagtgtagccccgaatgtaactttgttcagtttatttttccgctgcaaatagaacgggcagcttcgtgcggggtccgaccatgctgtatttggtgccatcacctagcaaccgtctctacgtgaggaaagctgtgaaagccGGGTGAAGTTTTCGGAGGAATCCTAGCCATATCAgtgtaatacattgatgccatcaacacaaagtttaggagcgcaatactactgatttagtttgaagttcctgtgacgtgacgTTTACAGTCacggttcagactcaaacacacggcgCTCTGATGCAGACATGTGCGTcacttagtgtccactctcgctgtaaaaggcagcttcaggtttataaagGACGGTGCTCAGTAGTTTTGGTTTTCCACCTCCGAcatagagcagcgtacagccacttccctagtttgtctcattcagagacctgtgacctgtgtctgtcagaaggtctgagatctaccttATCAGCAGCGCAATCacataatgcacagcagactatggtgcaggtatagattattttctgaaacatagtgactttattcttgtaaatgcctattataactttatttttctcaaaatatcacgacaaCTCCAAATCACAGGGAACACGGAccgtattttgaatgtgcacaaagttttggacataagacatctgaaatattacagtccagaggtttattaataaattaaaatgaatgaatgtgtcattgaggtgaataattttCAAATGCACATTAAGGaagttacttccccaacaaaggACGCAAAacaggagggaagagtaaatgatgctaggctacatgtgtgctgactcagatagaATTAGAAAAGttgatccaaaggagaataaatagatgaaagcaatacagaatggctgagagccttactgcaatatattccattatgtttttatatttggattgtaatctatgtttctctttacataaagatatttaaagcatattgatttagaaaaaggtagaaataggtgcatacaaattcaccagaatgccggaaatgaagtgtttaatgctcaagattttcaataaatcatttgaaTTACTTTGGTGTTattgaaaacttaaaaaaatcttttttagaaataaatctcaacataaatctcacactaaactgaaaaaggctgttgctgcaattttgttaattttacaggaaaaaataATGTTATTAGGTGAGAGgttctatttattattttatataatattttatttaaatgttattctatttgctctatttaatttaaattatatatatgctTGTGCCTCTTAAActgttatattaatatattatattaattattgttAAATATTTGGTCAGTGAAAATTACTTTATCAGTCTTTTTATTCAGCAAGTTCATCAATGTGTGTTCAGTCTTGCACTGCCACTCAGTTTAGTGGTATCATAATTTTTTCTGTTAGACATCAAAcatagatgatgatgataataataataataataataataataataatatgtaccGTATAGTTATTAGGTAGTCATTGCTTTTCTTTAGGCCTTACTTAAAATGGTCAAAGGGGCCTCCAACCAAATTTTGCATAGGGCCCCCAAAGGTCTAGGGCCGGCTCTGCCAATTGTGTCAGACAGCTATCCTGTTTAGAACACCACCTGGCATTCTTCTTAATCCAAACCATGTCTGTTACTCTCCTGCTGCTTATGAGACAAACTCCTTTTCTCCCTCTGATGACTGTCACCCCACCCCACACCAGGCCAAGAGCTCGGGGAAGTTCTCCAACGAAGAGTTGCTGAGTCTGAAGAGGGAGTTCCAGCATCACAAGGACAAGATCCACGAATACACCATCCTCATGGATACCGTCAGCAGGACGGAGGGTGAGTCAGGTTCATGAGCCTTTAAGCCCTTTCCTCCTCCATACTATTCACCACTAGATGTATATAGGCATACATTAATTATTGGTTTGCGCCGCAGCCCATACCAGATTACGTTTAACAGTTACATATTCAAATAAAACTTGGAGAATTTTGCTGTGAAATAAGGccagatttatattttttagcaGTCAGGGCAGTTTCCAAAGTAAATTAATGCAAGGATAAACACCACATCACCCTTGCTCAGGTCAGCCATCCAAAAATCAGTCCCAAGTCTGaagtgctctctgtgtgtttgttcagtCTTGTGGTCATACACGTAGGTGGAAGGTATCAGACTGCACATGTTGCCACCCAACGCTCTGTGCTCGTCACATCACATCAAGCTGGACGTTCTAAGCTGAGCTGACAGCCCCCACTGTGTTTCAGGAAGGCAGACGCGTCTCCTTCAGACGTAACTGCCACTTTGCAGCTGGTTCGTGCCAGAACTCTGCTGCTACAACTCCACAGCATTACGTTTGTGGTGATTGAGCCAGGGGCGTTTTTTCTGCTTGTCTGatgcatttaaatattgagccgaTCACATGTTGCCTTGAGTCTCACAACACCACCACCTCCATCCGTGCACAGTTTTACTGCCTTCCCCAGTCTTCATTtaatctcgtttttttttttcttttgatccAAATGTCAACTGTTGTCCAGTTGGCCTTTATCCGCTTTTTATCTCTTCACCTTTTCCTCAAGCAGAGGTTCTCAATTGTTTTTCAGCCAATGACCCTTTACAAGATAGAGAATATACTGTACGGTGGAGCCCCTAATGTATGTCCCTTGGAATAATTTGACGTAGCCCATTTTTTACACTTCTATAAGACTATAGAACGTGAAAGAACAACATGAGAAATAGACATGTATTAAACCTATTTGCATCATCTCAACACAGTACAAACGAAATATCAAAGGCAAATCAAGACAAAAAGGGCTAATTTGAAATGCATttcagatcacacacacacacacacacacacacacacacacacacacactgacagatatCAAGAGAAGTCTAAGTGTTTGATTCTTAGTGCATACATAGGCTAAATCACATGTGGATTCCATATCGATATTTCAAATAACATAAAATTTGTCTTtgaactatagtatatttaaaattttaaatatcaTTCATTGAACTATGAAGCTTTTTGATAAATATTTTATACCCTgataatttaaatgaatgaatctgAAAACTTTTTCAGAGTGACACAGACCTCACTTTGAGAATCACTGTCCTAGAGTGAGGCAGGCACGTATTTCATAACAACATTGTATTAACTGGTAAGATTTGGCTTATAGGCTACTCAAGCTTCTTGAGTAAAATAGAATGGAAAATAGTATGTGATAATGTGATATATGAAGGAAAAGGGAGTCCTTTTGAAATGTCCTAAAAGTTTTACAGGTTATTTTATAGCTATAGCTACGACTAAACTCTCCTTATTAaatgctgtttttctttgtcacttttattgCTTTAATTTcctccaccttttttttttttttctctattctTCATGGTTTTGTGTTTCAtccctctttcatttcctctactCTCCTCCTCTGCCCTCGCTCCCATCTAAACCACCTACCCAACCTGACTCCTTACCTACCCCtgcacctcctctcctccccgtCTCTCCCTCTTCTGGCGGTTTGCCTCAGCAGAAATACACAAGAATGTGATCTCTCCCCTGGAGGGTGATGCCAAAGAGCCTGTGCTGCACCAGAAGCACACGGACCTGAAGCAGAAAATGAGAGACCTCAACCAGGGCTTTGAGCGCCTCCGTAAGCTCAGCCATGAGGGCTTCACTGAAGACAGTGGTGAgcgagagaaaacacacacacactaacacacagctaGTCTCTTTGTGCATCGCAGTCTCACTCTGCGCTTATCTCATCAGCTCAATCACTGGGGTTTGTAATCCTAATAACACACTCTGACTCGGCCGTATCACAGTTGGCCAGCGTTGATTTGCTAACGGCTTAGGTGTTTTGTGCTTTTAGTTTTTAGCCCACATGGCTGCATCCATCCAGTCATGTAAACCAGCTTGTCCTTGTTATTTACCCTGGAGAAAACATGAATTACTCTCTGATTGAATTTTCTTATAGTTTTGTGCTGCTCTTTGTTGAGTGTACTgcagagtctgtgtgtgttcttagATGTGCAGGTTTCAGTTGGGGTTAGGGGGGTTTAAATGAAGGTGATTCATACGTGCAGCGTTGTGGAGTGAAGAGAAATCTGTGACAGCAGAGATGTGAATGCAagtggttttgttttctttcatatTGTGCGTGTATACCAAATTACTGAGCAGCTAGGCTTGTTGTTGTGATTGTATCTTATAAAACGTCTGCTGTGACTGCTCCTCCTCTTCAAAGCTCCCTCCCTCTTAAGTGTGCAAGTCTTGGTCAGGCTCCAAACTGTCTCTTTGGACTGTTTACCACTTCATCTTTGTCTCTTGTTGGTTCTTCCTCTGCAGAGTTTCGGGAGCCCCGTGTGATTGAACTGTGGGAGGCTGCCAAGAGAGCCAACCTGAGTGAAGACGAGCTGGACTCTCTCAAGGTAGCTCTTCAATTGCTTGTGACAGTCTTTTGGACACATCTGCTTTCCCCGATTTGTTTCTCACTTTCTCTCAACACTTTTTGTTTCATTAGAGTGCTACAGTCGAACTCTGAGAAACTTTTTAGTCAAGTGCGCTTTTGGTAACTGGTGCATTAACTTTTGTAGTGTACTTGGTAGCTGAGTACTACTTGTGTATGCAAAGGCATGAAGCCTAAAGAGCACATTATGCGATACACATTGGAAATGCTAAAGTATTCCACTCCTCTTCCTGATTGTGCTTCTTTCACCCATGAGCAGAGAATCACAGTGAAACcgtttttaaattctttttaaAGCTATCTGACTTTAAGGTCAGATGTGTCACAGAGAAACATTCAGCTAGAACTTTCTAGTTACATTACCTCTCGAGTCACTACCTGAGATGCGTATCAGCTCCGTTGTGCAGCTGTGCATGTAATTGAAGGTGAACTGAACTTACACCCCTCTGTGTTCGCCACCCTCCTTTCCTTGTTCACTTAGGAGGAGCTGCGTCACTTTGAGACCAAGGTAGAGAAGCACAGCCATTACCAGGAGCAGCTGGAGCTTTCCCACCAGAAGTTGCTACACGTGGAGTCTTTAGGAGACAAAGAGCACATCAAGAGGAACCAGGAAAAGTACAACACGCTAGCTGAGAAGACCAGGGAGATGGGTTACAAGGTAAGGAGGGATTAAACGTTTTTTAGCTCTTACTCTCCATTCTTCCGTCAAACAACACAAAGCTACTGTCCAGTGGCTGACTGCTCGCCTGCTTCAGAAACTACTAATGTTGCAAAATTGGCCACGAATAAAACAATGATTTAGTGTTGAGAAAAGCAGTTACAAAGAAATGGGGGACAAAGGTTAACACCTGATATTGTTCCTGCTGTAAAAGAGCACAGTCTCTTATTCTGCTGTTGCAAACGCAACCAATTTTAGTAATAAAGAAAAGGCTGCTGGAAAGTGTTCAAGAACTCCAAAAGGAATGTTTTTATCAAACCTTatacaaagaaaatgtgtttaacctttttaaaaatCCTTTTAACCAAATGTATTAAAAAGAACTAGGATATATCACATTAGATAAATTCTTATGCATACTTTGTGTTGCAGTCCATAATTAGTTTGCAATGGTACAATTTAATTATGTGATATACCAGCTAATGTTCAAACTATCTCTAAGTACATTCTTATtgatgttaaagtgctcatattatgcttttccctttcctttattgtgtttatatatcttttttgtgcatgtaataggtttacaaagtgaaaaagcccaaagtccaccccaaagggacttaccatctccaacagaaaaccctgttcacaaacagctctattgtagtccagcctttacttcagagaccaacgtggtcactttgtaacacccgttataatgctcgcctagctgctagcgtggcacgccctcgtgctctgcaactgacaagctagcagtacttcctgcgcatgtgcgactcccaacaaagatggaacagaagtgagatcctcactctgtagctaaaacagagagctcaacacacagggtgaaaagaggagctgcagcaatgtgcagtacaacaaaaacatggtgttttttttgtaaaccttttctgatataacctctaaatactaTTATTAACCtgaaatgagcactttaaaatatacCATCTACATTTATCTTTATGCCATAAAGGTTTAAAAGCATTACTAATCTAGTATAAATGAAATCAAgccttttttaaagattattgtggggcatttttaggcctttattgacaggacagctgaagacatgaaaggggagagagagggggaatgacatgcagcaaagggccgcaggtcagcgttgaacccgggcccgctgcgttgaggagtaaacctctatatatgggcgcccgctctaccaactgagctaactaGGCGCCTCAGATTCCCTTTATTTAACATTGACCATGTCTATGTCACAATTTACCATGAAAATAACCCAACCTTTGCTAGTGGACTGttaaatgtaattatttgtGTCAATGCCAAGGTGTTTGGTTCTAAACATCTCTGCAACCAAGTGTAGATCTACAGGAATTTGTCTTGCAGTTAAATGTTAACATGCATGTCTTTTTATTGTTTGATTTCAGATGAAGAAACATATGCAGGACTTGTCCAACAAGATCTCTCGTGAGGGACTCGAGCACAATGAGCTCTGACTCGGATCATGAAGGTTAAATGTACTTCCCTCTACAACCACACACAACGTACGTTACGTGCCCCCGTTCCCCTTTAACTACTGAGAAACAAGTTTTCTACTTTTCTAGTGTTAGTAGTAGTTGATTTTCCTAGAAATTGCTAAATGAATGGTTTGTATAGAATATGAGAGAGAATATTAATCAGCTGGAATTATTGGGGTAACAAACTGGTCAGCTGATAAGTCACAGTACAGATAAAATAATGATGGAATAGTTTACATAATAGTCTGGTACTACATTTATTTGTACAACTAATGGCAAGCAGGAGTATAGAAATGTCTGGCTAAAAACATGGCAGTACTCCAAGAAAGCCACATTTTGTGGGGGTGTTTGGTGAGGGATAGACGGCAGCAGTTGACTCACTCATAACCAGATGTAGTTCAGCTGCTGAGGCACGGTTTCTGGGGAACAGCCAGCCGACTTCATCTTGTAGGACTATTACTGACCAGACAATTTGTCCACACCCATCCATCATTAGTTGTGCAAGTAATCAGGCTGCTACTATTGTAGTAACTCTTACCGTGGTCTGTTGAAATTTTGCATTTTGGTCTAATCAATGTAAAATGAAGAGGGCTTTGCAGATTCAGGTAGGAAGCACAGAAACGGCAATCTTTAATAAGTACGATACATGTGCCAACAACATACAAAcagtaatattttaaaaatatagttTAATATGATTCTTAGTCTTGCCATAAATAAAAGCAGTTACTATTTACAAATCCTGTAGAGGAAAGCTGTCCCTGTAGTGacattaaagggatagttcggaTCATTTGAAGTGGGATTGTATAAGGGATTATGACAGCAACGGCGAAATGCTGTTCACTGTGGAGAAAACCTTTATTAGCCAGAGTATACAGAACAACTTTTGCAGAGGGAGACAGATATATGGACATTCTACTTACAATGTTGTACCAGTgcgtgaaaatattctaaatatagcgtacacttaaCTAATGATTGAACCCCACTTCAGAACCTCTAAACTATaccttttaacatttttagtTAAGTTTTTCTAACTCTCTCCTACTCAGACACACCGGTGGGGAACTGCCACCATAAAAATAAATTGGCGCCAAATGTTCGACAATTTGTCTTGATATCAAGAGGGAGGTGAGAAATGGAACACACACTGTGCTTTTTCATTCATCAATTCAGACCAGAAGCAGACATTGATTACTGTGATGAATAATGTTGCTAGGATGAATAATGTTGCTGTTAGGGCCACCTAGCCCTGGATTAATGTAATTTGTACTCGAGATATAACTCAAAGATGCTTCAAATGCTTTTAAGATCTGATGTGGAATGATAGCCAAGCAGGCTGGGACTCAAGTGTGGCTTTATCTCATTGATCTCTCAACTCTTAGTAAAAGAGGTAaccacaaataaaaacagacagccTGAAGAAACTAAATCTAGCTAGAAGATTATCTAAAATATCAGTGCCATACCCTCATAATTAAGGCTATTTATACCAAATGCTCAACAGTCACCTGAGAGAATCTAAAAGAGGCATACATAAGTGCCATGcagcaaaatgacaaaaattatTTCTGTGGTAAGAAGTCAAGCACTAATTTAAGTACAAGAATATGAGAACTTACAACACACATCCAAGATGGCAGCTGCGTAAGAGACTTCCCAGACATTTCTTTCTAATTCTTAGCGGAATGGATTGTTTGTGGAAATTTCTGTTCACTGGTACAACTGTGGCTGTGTTAAGTACAAGTAGCAATGTTTGGTATGACCAACTGCAATTAAGCACTTTAGCGTATTCAGAGAGAATCTGCAATGAAGTGTCGAGTTGGGTGTTGCATTGTTGTCAGTGTGGTGGCCCTCGCCGCCTGCTCTCCAGCTCAGTCAGTCTTTCCTCCCTGCCCTGAACATGCTCCGCCCCTACTCTCTGAGCTGTTTCCATGGCAGTGATGTTGAGGTGGGCGTAACTGATGGAGCCCTTTTCTGGTCGGGAAAATCAGTGGTAATGACGGAGAAAAGAGAAGACATTGGTGTTTCTACTTTGTGTTCTGTAACTTAAAAATTGTCACATCACACTGTCAATCCCTGAGATGCATTGATCAGTTACTTTGTTTTAACTTGAATAAAACTACCATTAATTTAACACGATTGTAAAAATGCATTAATAAAGATGTTCTCTTTAATTTGCCAATTTACAGCTTAGAATTTAGATTGTTGTAAAATGCTTTGTAACTTTTGTATTCCATCATTTTCACAGGTCAATGTATTATTATACCACAAATTAGTACTAAAAGATTGTTTTTCCCAATTAATTCAGTGTACCAATCGGTCCTACTTGATACGAATTGcaaagaaaacttttttttaaggacCCCTGGAAAATGAGCAGCtctcaaaaaaacaaatgtttggtCATAATGTTAGCAGTGTCATCTATTTCTTTGGTTGTGCAGTTGGTGTGGCATGCTAATAATGCATTAGGCCTAAGGGTAGCGAAGACGTGGAATGCAAAAGCTGACATATCCCTCAGAAGCCA is a window from the Perca fluviatilis chromosome 1, GENO_Pfluv_1.0, whole genome shotgun sequence genome containing:
- the lrpap1 gene encoding alpha-2-macroglobulin receptor-associated protein, with translation MKLQCLVVALCFGLGVMAGKYSREFNEPKPSGSDGQSVEFRIAKLSQVWEKAKRMQLSPVRQAELHSDLKIQEKDELQWKKLKVEGLDENGEKEAQLRRNFNVILAKYGMDGKRDTRSLESNSLKDHDTKEGDIFDDPRLDKLWNKAKSSGKFSNEELLSLKREFQHHKDKIHEYTILMDTVSRTEEIHKNVISPLEGDAKEPVLHQKHTDLKQKMRDLNQGFERLRKLSHEGFTEDSEFREPRVIELWEAAKRANLSEDELDSLKEELRHFETKVEKHSHYQEQLELSHQKLLHVESLGDKEHIKRNQEKYNTLAEKTREMGYKMKKHMQDLSNKISREGLEHNEL